The Streptomyces spororaveus genome includes a region encoding these proteins:
- a CDS encoding SGNH/GDSL hydrolase family protein codes for MSRARTARRIAAGAAYGGGGLGLVGAAAVGLVVAEMQFARRAVGSGLPEPPRADGLYGSEFGGPEQSPGPLRLGMLGDSTAAGLGVRRARQTPAALMASGLAAVAERPVELRNVALSGAMSDDLDRQVGLLLDGPAPPPDVCVIMIGANDVTRRMPPTQSVRLLTSAVRRLRMAGAEVVVGTCPDLGTIEPVYQPLRWLARRVSRQLAAAQTIGVVALGARTVSMGDLLGPEFAANPREMFGPDSYHPSAEGYATAAMAVLPTLCAALGLWPESDRLDVSRDEDMLPVAKAASAAAGQAGTEVTAARGPWVLLKHRRRRRVPATDPAQPVVP; via the coding sequence GGGCCGCCGCGGTCGGGCTGGTGGTGGCCGAGATGCAGTTCGCCAGGCGGGCGGTGGGCTCCGGGCTGCCGGAGCCACCGCGTGCCGACGGGCTGTACGGGAGCGAGTTCGGCGGCCCGGAGCAGAGCCCGGGGCCGCTGCGGCTGGGCATGCTGGGTGATTCCACGGCCGCGGGACTCGGCGTACGGCGGGCCCGGCAGACCCCGGCGGCGCTGATGGCCTCCGGGCTGGCGGCGGTGGCCGAGCGGCCGGTCGAGCTGCGCAACGTAGCCCTTTCGGGGGCGATGTCGGACGACCTGGACCGGCAGGTCGGCCTGCTGCTGGACGGCCCCGCCCCACCCCCGGACGTCTGCGTGATCATGATCGGTGCGAACGACGTCACCCGCCGGATGCCGCCGACGCAGTCGGTGCGGCTGCTCACCTCGGCCGTGCGCAGGCTGCGCATGGCCGGCGCCGAGGTCGTCGTGGGCACCTGCCCCGACCTGGGCACGATCGAGCCGGTCTACCAGCCGCTGCGCTGGCTGGCGCGCCGGGTCTCGCGCCAGCTCGCCGCCGCGCAGACCATAGGGGTGGTCGCGCTGGGCGCCCGTACGGTCTCCATGGGGGACCTGCTGGGCCCGGAGTTCGCCGCGAACCCGCGGGAGATGTTCGGCCCGGACTCCTACCACCCGTCGGCGGAGGGGTACGCGACCGCCGCCATGGCCGTGCTGCCGACCCTGTGCGCGGCGCTGGGCCTGTGGCCGGAGTCGGACCGGCTGGACGTGTCCCGGGACGAGGACATGCTGCCGGTGGCGAAGGCCGCGTCGGCGGCCGCGGGCCAGGCGGGTACGGAGGTCACGGCCGCCCGTGGCCCCTGGGTACTGCTCAAGCACCGCCGCCGGCGGCGGGTGCCGGCCACGGACCCGGCCCAGCCGGTGGTGCCGTAG